Sequence from the Pectobacterium brasiliense genome:
GCAGCAGCCAAGCTGGCAGGACAGGACTACGATAAATTCCTTTCGGAAACACTTCCGGCTGCGAGTTTAAAACTGTATCAATCAAACAGCTCTCCTGAGTCAATCGTTGAGTATCAAAGAGTAATGCAGAATTTTACCAAGGGAATAAATGAAGGATTTCAAAAGGCTACAAATGAGTTGGTCAGCCTTCGTATTGTATGTTCGGACTCGCTCACAGAGTTATTAGACCAGTTTGAAGGTATTTATCATAAAATTATGAGCTTGCAACCTCAAATGCTCGAAGAACTTAGAAGTACAGTGACTCTTGAATCATTTATTACAGGTCAATTTGATTTTGATACTCCCAGTAAGGTTAAAATTATGGAATTAGGGTCCGAGTTAGTTGAAGTAAGAAACCAAATAATCAAGAGAATGAGATATGAACTAGGCTATAAGAATTAATAAAATTTATCTATTAACTAATGTTAATTCGTGAAATGAGATGTCGGAGATTTAAATGGATTGTTGACGATTTTAATTTGATGTAGATATTAGATTTCTCTTGAAATAATATCATCTTCGTATTATAGATAATAATATTTTACTAAACATTAAAATTATTTATGATTGAATCAAGGGACATAATAATAGACTGTTATTAATTAATAAATAAAATTTCATATCCTAATTGGAAATTAATAATAAATGATCACGAAATATTGAGATACTTGCTTTCTTGGGTGTTTGATCAAAAATTGACCACTACGAAAAAAGTCATATTGGAAGATAAAATATAATTTACCGACACCTTGCCAACGTCCCCAACCTAGTACACAATATAGACAGTCAACCAACAAGGTGTACCGAAAATCCTTGTTGAATCAGCCGATTGAGCGAGAAATACTTATCTCGTTTCCCGCTCCAAAATTCTTCATCTTCGTCATTACTCCCCTTTTTCTTAATCTGACATCCAGTTTTATCACTGTCTGATATTTCATCCTGCTTCATTAAACGCCGACATTATCCTTCGGATAAATGGAATTCCTGTTAAACATCATCATTAACGTTCTGCAATCGGTGCGCTAACACTTTGGCTATCGCACAGTAAAACCAGTAAAGTCCTCGGTTGTTGTGGTCGTTATCATCAATATCCTACGTGCTGCTGAAACCAGCGAGACAAGTATCCGGCGCTGGTGGCAGAATTTGTTGCAGTAACGTGAGTATGAGCATAAGCCTATAAAGGGTACCTTCATTCATTGAAAACTCATGAGCGGGTTAACCAATGATGGAGAAAGCGCCTTAGGCCGCTTTTCCTAAAGCGCAAACAGTAGGATAATTCGACTACTGTAATGCTTTCGGGGATCAGCAAAGAGGCAAGGATGTCTAATGAAAGAATAACGGATCTGATCTGTTTACAAGGTATTTCACACCTCTATAGTACCGGTGCTTCCTCTCAATCGGTGCTGCACGATATTTCACTGTCCATTCCTGCCGGACAAAGTTGTGCGATCGTGGGCGCATCGGGTTCCGGCAAAAGCACCTTGCTCAACATCATCGGTTTACTCGATCAGCCCGTATCTGGCCGTTTATTGATCGCTGGGCAAGATATGTCTCAGGCGAGTGCTGATGATCGTGCGATCGTGCGCAATCAAGTCATTGGCTTTGTCTTCCAGAGTTTTAATTTACTGCCGCGCCTGGATGCGTTGGACAACGTTGCGCTTCCCTTGACCTATCGTGGCGTCTCGCGGCAGGCTGCCCGACAAGCCGCGCAAGTACAGCTAGCGCGCGTTGGTCTTGCCGAGCGAACCCACCATCGGCCAGCCGACCTGTCTGGCGGCCAACGTCAGAGGGTGGCCATTGCGCGAGCACTGGTTGGTGAACCCGCACTTTTGCTAGCGGATGAACCTACTGGCAACCTCGACAGCCAAACTGCCGATGACATCATCACGCTATTGCTGGCATTGAACCGCGAGCAGGGGACGACACTCGTGATGGTGACGCATGACGAAGGCATGGCTTGCCGTATGACCCGACGCATTCAGGTACAAGATGGTCGAATCCATGAGGTG
This genomic interval carries:
- a CDS encoding ABC transporter ATP-binding protein; the protein is MSNERITDLICLQGISHLYSTGASSQSVLHDISLSIPAGQSCAIVGASGSGKSTLLNIIGLLDQPVSGRLLIAGQDMSQASADDRAIVRNQVIGFVFQSFNLLPRLDALDNVALPLTYRGVSRQAARQAAQVQLARVGLAERTHHRPADLSGGQRQRVAIARALVGEPALLLADEPTGNLDSQTADDIITLLLALNREQGTTLVMVTHDEGMACRMTRRIQVQDGRIHEVNHA